Part of the Geobacter pickeringii genome, AGAGGGGTGAATCCGGCCGGGGTTGGTATTCGAAGTAGTCGAACTTCGCCCGTTTCGCCGGGTCCCCCTTCTGCTGGTAGAACTCGGAGAATGCCTTGAGGGCGTGCCGGGCAGCCAGGTTCACCACGTTGAGGTCGGTGGTCTGGATGGAGTTGGTGAGGACCGTTACGGTGACGTTGGAGCAGTCGTAGTCGCCGTTCACCATCCGGCTCAGTTCATGGGTGAGATTGGCGGCGGGGAAGAAGTAGGCGTTGTGGAGGACGAGCCGCTTCGGTTCCTCCGGCGTGGCCGCCCCACAGACCGCCGGGATCTCCCGGAGCCAGACGTCGTGGATGTTCTTGCCGTTTTCGGCCTCTTTCCCGGCGGGGGCGCCGTAGGTCCGCACCCGTTTTTCGGGAGGGAGCGTCCGGTCGAAGGGGAGGTTTTCCAGATAGGCGAGAACGCTGCCGCTCTCCAGGGTGAAGCCCGAAGCCGCCTGCTGCGGGATGGTGGGGGCGTACTCGGTGGTGTAGGCCCGGGCGTTTTCCTCCATGGTCCGGCGGCGGTCGGCCATCCGCTCGTCCAGGGTGAGGACGCTCTCCTGAAGCTCTTTTTTGATGCAGGCGTCGCGCTCCTCCTTCCCGGCGGCGCCCTGGCAGCGGTTCTCGGCGTATTTCAGGTTGACGACGAAGTCGTTGGGGGCGTGGCGGCGCACCTCATCCAGGGAGGCGACCATGATGTCGAAGTTCCAGAGGTCGTCGAACGCCCGCCGGACGGCGTCACCCCCTTCGGCGAGGAGGGCGCGGATGTCGGTGTCCATGAAGACGTATTTGCTGGTCAGGGGGTTGGGGCGCATGTGGTAGGAGTTCTCCACGTTCCTCCCCCCCATCTGCACCGTGGTGCCGTCCACCAGCAGCAACTTGTGATGGAGGTAGTCGGTCAGGTGGTCCCAGTCCCGCACTTCGTCGTCGGAGAACGCCCGTTCCACCGGCAGGAGGGAGGTGACGGTCTCCTTGATGGGGTTGAGCTGGCCGCCGTACATGGCGAAGGCGAAGAAGAGCTCGGCATTGGCCGTCAGCCGCTGGAACGGCGCGCCGGTCCGCGACTCCCAGTAGACCTTGCCGAGCTCTTTCATCTGCTCCTTCTGGTCGGGAGTCGGCGGGGTTTCCCCCTTCATCCCCTTGAGGTCGATCTGCTGCCCCCCCTGCACGGCGAGGGCCATGACGTCCCCCCGCTTGGAGTAGAGTCCGGAGAGGAAGAGCCCCGAGTTGCCGATGCTCAGGTTGGAGATGTTCCGCTCCGCTGCCGGTCTGCCGCCGATCGCCTCGTCGGCGAAGAGCCGGTCGATGGCGGCGAACTTCTCGGCGCTGCACGCCCCGGGCTTTACGGCCGCCGTCTCGCGGGAGCACCCCATGGTCAGGTAGACGGCGTCCTTGATGATGTTCCGCGTCGGGCGGTTGTAGAGCCGCACCCTGAGGTTGCCGTTCCCTTCGCTCTCCATGAGGGAGAAGAGGTCGAGGTGCTTGTAGTTGGTGTGGTAGTCGACGATAAGCCGCACCGTCACCCCGCGCCGGGCCGCGTCGATGAGCGCCTTGGTCAGCACCGACGAGCTCTGGTCGTCGGCATAGATGTAGTACATCAGATCGATGGAGGTGCGCGCCCCCTCGATCATCCGCAGCTTGGAGAGAAACGCCGCGTCATTGTCGGTGATGACGCGGGCCTCGCCGATGGCGAGGGGACCGGCGGACGCCTTCTGCGCCAGGGTGTCGAGGGGGAGCCCGGCCGGTTTCTGCCAGGCGCAGCCCCCCAGGGCGATGCCGAGGAGCAGCGGTGCGATGAAACGTGTTTTCATGGGTGCCTCCGGTGAGTGATGGGGATGCCGGACCTCCCTGCTCCGGTGGCCGGCATCCCCTGATGGATCGATCATCGCTGCGCCGCTGCCGCAGCACTCCGGGCCCGGTAGAGTTTGTGGAGGTGGATGAGCCCCTTCGCCTGGCGGATGTAACGCTGCCAGACGAAGATCAGGTCGAAGAAAAGCGCCGCCAGCCACCAGAGATAGAGAAACGCCGCCGCGGCCGGGATGATCGGCCAGACCGCCCCGTGCTCCGCGTCCCCCAGGACGACCGAGGCGACGATCCCCCCGGCGGCGCACAAACCGACGATGAGCAGCGGCTTCATCCCCCCCCTGGGGAATGCACCGCTCAAAAAGGTGGTGAGGGCGAGGACGGCGGCGGCCAGCATGAGCACTGCGGCGGTCGGGTCGGTGCCGAGGGGGGTGAATAACCCTCCCATGCTCGCCCGCACTCCTGGCTCGACGAGGAGCGGGTAAAGGATGACAGCGCCGAGAAAGAGGGCCGGGCCGATCAGGTAGAGGCTCCGCTTGCGGGTGAGCCGCGGGATGCGGGCCGATACCGTGATCCCCGCCACCAGAAGGGTGATGCCGGTGACGTTCCGGACGATGGCCAGCGGCGGGGCCCCGGCGCCGATGCAGGCCGCGACGCTCTTGTACAGGAGGTAGACCGCTCCCCAGAGGACAAGGGCGATGGCGGCATAGGAGAGCAGATAGGTTGCCATCCGGGCGCCGACGGCGTTCTTGGGGCGCTCGTCATAATGGTTTTCCGCCGGCGGCGGATCGACCACCCTGCTCAGGAAATGGCCGAAGACGTAATCGTCGTCCCAGTAATCCACATGGGCCTTGCCGGGGAGGTAATACCTGCTGTAGCCGAAATCGTCCTCCGCGCCGAAGGCGAAGCCGTCGCCCCCGTGGAGCTTCAGCCAGAGCCGGGCGGTGTCGAGCATGAACCCCACCGGATCGCCGTAGTCGTAGTAGTTGAGCCACCGGATCCGCTCCCCGGGTGGGGGATTCCACCGTATCCCTTCGAGGGGGCGCCAGAGCTCGGGCCAGAGGAGGAGGTGCTTGTCGATGGGGGAGCCGATGGTCATGAGCCCCCGCACCTGGGGGAGCCAGGCGGGGCGGTTCGCCGCGTCGGCGCACATCGCCTCAAGGAGGGAGAGGAAGGTGACGACCGTCCCCTCGCTGTGGGCGACGATCTGGATCTCCGCGCCGGGGTCGGCGCTGTGGATCCCCTCCATGACGTCGAAGAAGCGGCCGAGGATCTTCTGCCGGTGGGTCGCGAATTCGGTCACGAGCTGCACGTCTCCCAGGTAATCGTCCAGGAGTTTCTTCAGGTCGAAGCGGAAGAGCCCCGCCTTGTCCGCCAGGAAGAGGAGGCGCTCCAGCACGGCGATGGTGTCAATCATCTCCTCCAGGACCCGCTTGATGGTCCGGTAATCCCGGGGGGGAAGCTGCCGGGGTAGGTGGAGCGGAGGCGGTCGACGATGGTCTTTGCCCACCGTTTCGCCTCCTCCAGGGTGTAGCCGCGGGTGACGGTCCTGCGCGGGATATCGGCCCAGTAAACCTCGGCGAAGCCGATGTGGGGAGGGAGCGGCGGGTCCGGCGGGGATTGGGGGATGAAGGGGGCCGAGTGGCTGGCACAGAGCGCCGAATGGAACCTCCCCAACGGGATCGCCCCCGGCGCGCGGTAGTACTTGCAGACCTGGCGGGCGACCGCCTGGATCGTCTCGTAGGAGCTCTGGTCCCCGATGCCGTGTACTCCGACGATGATTGTGCGCTGTCCCATCCCTCGGCCCCCGCTGGTTTCCGGTTACATCAGTTCGCCGCGGCGGATGGTCCAGAAGTCGTCGGCGAGATTGCGGTCCCCCACGTAGTCGTACGGCATGGTGAAGTACCCTTTCATCCCCCAGTCGGTCCCCCAGGAGTTGCGGACGATAAACCGCCTGGCGGCATCGTCGTAGCCGACCCCCAGCACCGCATGCCCCCCTATCGCCCGCTCGCCCGGCTGGGGCATCTGCACCACCCCCGTCTGGGCGACCTGCTGGGACTCGAAGCCCTCGTACACCGTGAAGCCGAAGACGAAGGGAAACCCTTCGGCGAGGCAGGCCCGCATCTCGTCAACGGTGTTGAGCCGGGCGTAGGCGAGGATCTGGTGGTTGAGCGCCTCCTTGTAGCAGGCCTTCGGAGGCTTGGCGGCGAACTTGGCGACGTCGTAGGGCCAGCTTTTCTCCGTGCAGACCCCCTGTTTCGCCAGGGTCTTGATGCCGTCGCGGATCATCGCCCCGGAATCGGACTTCACCGTCCCCTCGATCACCCGCTCGTTGTAGTAGATGAAGAGCCGGCTCAGGTCCACGAAGGGAACCTTGTCCTTCACCTCCAGGTACTCCAGGGCGCCGGCCAGGGCGTTGGCGGTGCAGCTCCCCAGTTGTCCCTGATCCTCCACCGGCGAACAGGTGGGGCGCAGGTCGACGAGGCTCGGGAGGGCGGCGGGGATCTTCCGCACGGCGCCGAACATCTTGTCGCGGTGGTCGGGGAGGTCCGGTACCCACCCGTAGCAGGATTTTCTGGTCTGGATGGCGTTTTTCGCTCTGGTCATGGCAAACTCCTTTTCGTTGTCTGGAATGCGCTCCGGTAGCCGGTAGGAACGTGTGGTGGTTTTGCACGAGCGTCACCAAGGGGCTGACGCGGTTTTGCTGCAACCACCGGTAGAATTTGTCCCTCTCCCCGCGGGTCAGCGTTGATCGGTTGCGTGGTGATGCATGGAATGTCCGGACCGGACAACGGGGGAGGAGAGACCGCGCGCCGGCAGGAGCAGACGTCGGTTTCCGGTTGAAAAACTGCGCCCTCCTTGGCGCTCTCCACCGCGGGCTGCAGCGGAGTAGTCCGTCCCTGGTCGATGTTTCGGAAACATCGTTTTATTGGTGTAGGTAGGTGCTAGTATATAGTGAAATTTTATTAATGCAAGCGGTGAGGCGAATAATTTCTTGCGGTTAGGCCCGCGGTGCGGGAGATGCGCTCGTTGCGGGGGCTGTCACCGCGAGGGGAGAAATTTATCTGCTATACTTGAAAAACCGATCGGCACAAGGAGGGAGAGGCAATGCTCGGATCCGTCAAACCGGTCTACCTGGTGTTTCTTCTGATAATCGTCATCCCCGGGATCGTCGGCGGGATGCTGGCGGCCAACCGGGGGAGGAACTTCATCGGCTGGAGCCTCGCCTGCGCCGTCTTCCCGATCTTTCTCCTGGTGATCTACTTCGAGAAGCCGATCCGGGAGGTGGAGGGGAAATTCCGCCGCTGCGGCTCCTGCGGCGAGTACTACCGGTGGCGCGACCCCTCCTGCAAGTACTGCGGCACCCCTCCGCCATCGGCCTGAAGCATCCTGCTCCCCGGGCTCCCGCCATGCCGGCCGGGAGCCCGTCCCTCCTCCAACTTCAGATCACCGTCACGTCGGCGCTCCCCTCCCAGTAGCCGTGGAGGTTGCACCGCTGGTGGGCGACGAGGGTCACCTTGCCGGCCGGCGCCGCCTCTTTCGGGATCACTACGGTGAAGGTCACCTTCGGGTTCAGGAAGCCGCGGGGCTGGAAATCGGCCTTCCCCGCCGGCTCGTTGCCGACGTTGAGCTCCACGAACTGGATCCAGTGGGTCGGCCCCATGGGGTGGACCACTTCGCCCACCGTCACCTCCACGATGAACG contains:
- a CDS encoding phospholipase D-like domain-containing protein, with the translated sequence MKTRFIAPLLLGIALGGCAWQKPAGLPLDTLAQKASAGPLAIGEARVITDNDAAFLSKLRMIEGARTSIDLMYYIYADDQSSSVLTKALIDAARRGVTVRLIVDYHTNYKHLDLFSLMESEGNGNLRVRLYNRPTRNIIKDAVYLTMGCSRETAAVKPGACSAEKFAAIDRLFADEAIGGRPAAERNISNLSIGNSGLFLSGLYSKRGDVMALAVQGGQQIDLKGMKGETPPTPDQKEQMKELGKVYWESRTGAPFQRLTANAELFFAFAMYGGQLNPIKETVTSLLPVERAFSDDEVRDWDHLTDYLHHKLLLVDGTTVQMGGRNVENSYHMRPNPLTSKYVFMDTDIRALLAEGGDAVRRAFDDLWNFDIMVASLDEVRRHAPNDFVVNLKYAENRCQGAAGKEERDACIKKELQESVLTLDERMADRRRTMEENARAYTTEYAPTIPQQAASGFTLESGSVLAYLENLPFDRTLPPEKRVRTYGAPAGKEAENGKNIHDVWLREIPAVCGAATPEEPKRLVLHNAYFFPAANLTHELSRMVNGDYDCSNVTVTVLTNSIQTTDLNVVNLAARHALKAFSEFYQQKGDPAKRAKFDYFEYQPRPDSPLSLHTKVSVFGDDVTIGSANADVRSFMMDSNNVMLVRNAPGFVKEYLGFVQGIITDPARAKKLNDYFVTTPREVILQEDLATFRQILTKYGVDRKLGEGEMKEMEGRFVQMLNDAYELTKASIDTGSTAAKRRENQDRFNGEFKPI
- a CDS encoding class II SORL domain-containing protein codes for the protein MDRRSFLKHAALGAAAVGIARTATAAEMYFPVKADQSLFATINRAKDPAKRNPLEQKHAPVIKAPASVKAGEPFIVEVTVGEVVHPMGPTHWIQFVELNVGNEPAGKADFQPRGFLNPKVTFTVVIPKEAAPAGKVTLVAHQRCNLHGYWEGSADVTVI
- a CDS encoding C1 family peptidase is translated as MTRAKNAIQTRKSCYGWVPDLPDHRDKMFGAVRKIPAALPSLVDLRPTCSPVEDQGQLGSCTANALAGALEYLEVKDKVPFVDLSRLFIYYNERVIEGTVKSDSGAMIRDGIKTLAKQGVCTEKSWPYDVAKFAAKPPKACYKEALNHQILAYARLNTVDEMRACLAEGFPFVFGFTVYEGFESQQVAQTGVVQMPQPGERAIGGHAVLGVGYDDAARRFIVRNSWGTDWGMKGYFTMPYDYVGDRNLADDFWTIRRGELM